Proteins encoded by one window of Bacillota bacterium:
- a CDS encoding ABC transporter permease, protein MAEMEVRKLRHDPTELITRAVQPILWLTIFGQAMSRIRAVPTGGFTYLQFMTPGILAQSVVFISIFYGLSIIWERDMGVLQKFLVTPTPREALVLGKMISAGIRGISQAIIVLFVAAILQVHLHVTFLRVLGVILVIMLGAGFFAGFSMIIASIVKTRERFMGMGQIITMPLFFASNALYPISIMPLWLRFISVANPLSYIVEALRSLLVVGDLTRLPLDICVLAVACLAVTVISALMYPRVVT, encoded by the coding sequence ATGGCGGAAATGGAGGTCCGCAAGTTGAGGCATGATCCTACCGAGCTCATAACGCGGGCCGTGCAGCCAATCCTGTGGCTTACCATCTTTGGCCAGGCGATGAGCAGGATCCGCGCCGTGCCCACCGGGGGATTCACATATCTACAGTTTATGACCCCGGGAATTCTGGCGCAGTCTGTCGTTTTTATCTCCATCTTTTATGGACTGTCTATCATATGGGAGCGCGATATGGGGGTGCTTCAGAAATTCCTCGTCACTCCCACGCCCCGCGAGGCGCTGGTGCTTGGCAAGATGATCTCCGCAGGCATAAGGGGGATAAGCCAGGCTATTATCGTTCTTTTTGTTGCTGCCATTCTCCAGGTTCATCTTCATGTGACCTTCTTGCGGGTATTGGGTGTAATCCTGGTGATCATGCTGGGCGCAGGCTTCTTTGCAGGATTCTCTATGATCATTGCCTCAATCGTCAAGACCCGAGAAAGATTCATGGGAATGGGACAGATCATAACGATGCCGCTCTTCTTTGCGTCTAATGCGCTATACCCAATCAGCATCATGCCATTATGGCTTCGATTTATATCAGTTGCAAACCCTTTGAGCTATATCGTCGAAGCTCTCCGGAGTCTTCTCGTGGTGGGGGATCTCACTCGCCTGCCTCTGGACATTTGCGTTTTGGCCGTGGCATGTTTGGCGGTGACTGTGATAAGCGCGCTTATGTATCCAAGGGTGGTTACCTGA
- a CDS encoding MFS transporter, with protein MQIDWQQEYGNRWRILAAILIGGIMGPIDASVVNIAFPTIASAFHVQPSTVGWVSMAYLLALSSLLLSFGRLGDMFGFKRLYINGLLLFTISSIACGAAPNLGALVAFRAIQAIGAGMTMATAPAIITAVFPPAERGRALGMNGMSVALGLALGPSLGGLLVSSLGWRSIFYINVPVGLIACILSQNLIPDVKTGKVSHSFDWPGSLLAALSLTSLLVFVSRGQAMGWSWPVLFVGGTAVVSGISFIYAEKSRPEPMLDLSLFNNRIFSTANVAALLNFMTQYVVVFSTPFLLQRALDFPAARAGIVMTAFPLTVLLIAPIAGILSDRIGHRIPAFLGSSLCTLAALALVSINTGARGFDIAWRLSLFGLGTGLFQSPNNSAVMGSVPRDRLGTAGGVLATTRNVGMVAGIAIAGAIFAWRESLQVATGREIPFLIAIKNAYLAAGVLSGLATITCLVLFTARMRSKPL; from the coding sequence ATGCAAATTGATTGGCAACAGGAATATGGGAATCGTTGGCGCATCCTGGCCGCCATTTTAATCGGAGGTATCATGGGGCCTATCGACGCCAGTGTAGTTAATATTGCCTTCCCGACCATAGCAAGTGCCTTTCATGTGCAACCCAGCACGGTTGGCTGGGTGTCCATGGCTTATCTTCTTGCGCTAAGCAGCCTGCTCCTTTCCTTCGGACGACTGGGGGACATGTTTGGCTTCAAAAGGCTGTATATAAATGGATTACTTCTATTTACCATCTCCTCGATCGCCTGCGGGGCTGCTCCAAATCTTGGCGCATTGGTGGCATTCAGGGCTATTCAGGCAATAGGGGCCGGAATGACCATGGCCACAGCCCCTGCCATAATCACGGCAGTTTTTCCTCCTGCGGAACGAGGAAGGGCGCTCGGCATGAATGGCATGTCGGTTGCTCTGGGGCTTGCCCTTGGGCCGAGCCTCGGGGGATTATTGGTGAGCAGCCTTGGATGGCGGTCGATCTTTTACATTAATGTGCCTGTCGGCCTGATTGCCTGTATTTTGAGCCAGAATCTAATTCCCGATGTCAAAACCGGAAAAGTTTCCCATTCATTTGACTGGCCTGGATCACTCCTGGCCGCCCTTTCGCTGACCTCGCTATTAGTGTTTGTTAGCAGAGGCCAGGCTATGGGTTGGTCCTGGCCGGTCCTGTTTGTGGGCGGGACTGCGGTCGTATCTGGGATCTCATTCATTTATGCGGAGAAGAGCAGGCCAGAACCCATGCTGGACCTCAGCCTTTTCAATAATAGGATCTTCTCTACGGCTAATGTAGCTGCATTGCTGAATTTCATGACGCAATATGTTGTCGTTTTCTCCACCCCTTTCTTGCTGCAAAGGGCGCTGGATTTCCCCGCGGCGCGCGCGGGCATTGTCATGACGGCTTTCCCCCTAACCGTGCTGTTGATCGCGCCAATTGCAGGGATTCTCTCTGACAGGATTGGGCATAGAATACCAGCCTTCCTGGGGTCCTCACTATGTACACTTGCCGCGCTTGCCCTTGTTTCCATCAATACAGGCGCGAGAGGCTTTGACATAGCCTGGCGATTATCTCTATTTGGGCTGGGGACGGGCCTTTTTCAGTCCCCGAACAATAGTGCAGTCATGGGCTCAGTTCCTCGAGACCGCCTGGGCACAGCAGGAGGAGTGCTGGCTACCACTCGTAACGTGGGCATGGTAGCCGGCATCGCCATCGCCGGAGCCATTTTCGCATGGAGGGAATCTCTTCAGGTTGCCACCGGACGGGAGATACCATTTCTTATCGCCATCAAGAATGCCTATCTCGCCGCCGGTGTCCTTTCCGGTCTTGCCACTATTACTTGCCTTGTGCTCTTTACCGCGAGGATGAGGAGTAAGCCATTATGA
- a CDS encoding AzlC family ABC transporter permease: MRPLSSIFSSTILTRSAAGEFFAGIRTAIPIMLGYIPIGFAYGVLARQAGLSVTQATAMSLAVYAGSSQFIAIAMLTSGSSPLAIISTTFLVNLRHLLFSVSLVTYLRRFSIPALAALSFGITDETYAAGIGRYSQEEPRFPMVLSLHLASYLSWAIASLAGASVSSIVGNASNLGFDFALPAMFIALLIPQLKNRITIIVALSSALISLGVLMTGWSSWNIIIATLVSATLGVLLDKWTKRNS, translated from the coding sequence ATGAGGCCACTGTCATCGATTTTTTCATCCACAATTCTAACCAGGAGCGCTGCCGGCGAATTCTTTGCGGGGATCAGGACGGCCATACCCATTATGTTGGGTTATATTCCAATAGGGTTCGCGTATGGAGTGCTGGCCCGCCAGGCAGGGTTATCAGTGACGCAGGCGACTGCCATGTCTCTTGCAGTATATGCAGGATCGTCTCAATTCATCGCTATTGCCATGCTTACTTCAGGCTCTAGTCCACTCGCCATCATTTCGACGACTTTTCTGGTGAATTTGAGACATCTGCTTTTCAGCGTCTCCTTGGTAACTTATCTCCGTCGTTTTTCCATACCAGCTTTAGCAGCGCTTTCGTTTGGAATTACCGATGAGACCTATGCTGCAGGAATCGGCCGGTACTCACAGGAGGAACCACGATTTCCGATGGTTCTGAGTCTGCATCTGGCATCTTATCTCTCCTGGGCTATTGCTTCACTAGCCGGGGCATCTGTTTCTTCTATTGTTGGGAATGCGTCAAACCTTGGCTTCGATTTTGCGTTGCCTGCCATGTTTATCGCTCTTCTCATCCCGCAACTGAAAAACAGGATTACGATCATTGTAGCGCTATCATCAGCTCTTATTTCTCTGGGGGTTTTGATGACGGGCTGGAGCAGCTGGAACATAATCATAGCCACATTGGTCAGTGCCACCTTGGGGGTGTTGCTGGATAAATGGACGAAGCGAAATTCCTGA
- a CDS encoding AzlD domain-containing protein, with protein sequence MDEAKFLIMIAGMFAVTYIPRALPLIALSRSKMPGWAVQWLGFVPSAVLAALLAPGILMPHQHIDLGLHNNYLIAAIPTILVAVKTKSLAVSVAIGVAIMVFLQRFC encoded by the coding sequence ATGGACGAAGCGAAATTCCTGATAATGATCGCGGGAATGTTTGCAGTTACATACATTCCGCGGGCTCTGCCACTTATAGCTCTAAGCAGGTCAAAGATGCCTGGTTGGGCTGTACAATGGTTGGGGTTCGTTCCCAGCGCTGTGCTTGCAGCGCTACTTGCGCCGGGCATTCTTATGCCTCACCAGCATATTGATCTGGGCCTACATAATAATTACCTTATAGCCGCCATTCCCACCATACTTGTCGCCGTAAAGACCAAGAGCCTTGCGGTGTCTGTTGCGATTGGCGTGGCCATCATGGTTTTCTTGCAGAGATTCTGTTGA
- a CDS encoding phosphatase PAP2 family protein, with the protein MNRWRSFAMAVLIAMVIFLPAPGTWAQGRDPLEPVGDAGQVVLPAAALIMTYAHGDDDGTAQFIKAFALAQFVTGALKLTIDSRRPNGGEFSFPSGHTASAFAGAAFLHRRYGWRYGGPAYMLATVVGISRITSNNHWPGDVLAGAAIGIGANWILTTGYQPHGASIAPAIIGESPGLAIALAF; encoded by the coding sequence ATGAATAGATGGAGATCTTTTGCTATGGCTGTCTTGATCGCAATGGTGATTTTCCTCCCGGCCCCGGGCACATGGGCGCAGGGGCGAGACCCGCTTGAGCCGGTGGGAGATGCAGGCCAGGTCGTTCTCCCGGCTGCGGCTCTCATCATGACCTACGCTCATGGAGATGATGATGGGACTGCGCAATTCATCAAGGCATTCGCGCTTGCCCAGTTCGTCACAGGCGCTCTGAAACTCACTATTGACAGCCGGCGTCCCAATGGCGGCGAATTCTCATTTCCATCGGGGCACACTGCGTCAGCCTTTGCTGGGGCCGCTTTCCTGCATCGTCGATATGGATGGAGATACGGCGGGCCTGCGTATATGCTCGCGACGGTGGTGGGCATTAGCAGGATAACTTCCAATAACCACTGGCCTGGGGATGTGCTGGCAGGCGCGGCCATTGGCATCGGGGCGAACTGGATCCTCACCACAGGATATCAACCCCACGGGGCATCCATTGCTCCCGCCATCATAGGCGAGAGCCCTGGCCTGGCTATTGCGTTGGCGTTTTGA